From Anomalospiza imberbis isolate Cuckoo-Finch-1a 21T00152 chromosome 6, ASM3175350v1, whole genome shotgun sequence, one genomic window encodes:
- the GOLGA5 gene encoding golgin subfamily A member 5 isoform X2 → MSWLADLAGKAEDLLNRVDQGAASALSKKDTSSSAVYDNKNLDSANEYSEAHQHTGELKYQTSSKAAYISSAAENIKHQKATILAGTANVKTARRTSSEAASPVENASTPRAASHFVRRKKSEPDDELLFDFLNSSEKEPNGRIDSKKEKSKAPVLQNHSRTSSISSVSTSTQSAKTSEDNSIRSQGNETPDSSDSGLGAQGNGLKDSSLSAVTNPSLSANDDSKSHELSNLRLENQLLRNEVQSLNQEVASLIQRSKETQEELNKSREKVEKWNVDHSKSDRMVRDLQARVDDLTEAVSAKDSQLAVLKVRLQEADQLLSARTEALEALQSEKSRIIQDHSEGSSLQNQALQTLQERLRDADSALKREQESYRQMQSEFAARLSKVEAERQNLAEGITVAERKYLDEKRRADELQHQVKITKSHLESAKQELADYKQKATRILQSKEKLINSLKEGSGIEGLDSNTASTVELEELRHERDTQREEIQKLMGQIQQMRTELQDMETQQVSEAESVREQLQDLQEQISAHKMAKQEAEAELERQKQELHYTEEELYRTKNTLQSRIKDREEEIQKLRNQLTNKTLSSSSQTELENRLHQLTETLIQKQTMLESLSTEKNSLVYQLERLEQQLKAIQGTSANGPSINMAGIDGAEGARLRSVPVLFGDADTSMAGMYGRVRKAASTIDQFSIRLGIFLRRYPIARVFVIIYMALLHLWVMIVLLTYTPEMHHDSPSGR, encoded by the exons ATGTCTTGGCTTGCTGATCTCGCTGGAAAGGCAGAGGATCTACTCAACAGAGTTGATCAAGGAGCTGCATCAGCTCTGAGCAAAAAAGACACATCAAGCAGTGCAGTTTATGATAATAAGAACTTGGACTCTGCCAATGAGTATTCTGAAGCGCACCAGCATACTGGAGAACTGAAATACCAGACCTCCTCTAAAGCGGCCTACATCTCCTCAGCAGCTGAAAATATTAAACACCAGAAGGCCACAATCCTGGCAGGAACAGCAAATGTTAAAACAGCACGTAGGACATCCTCAGAGGCAGCTTCTCCAGTAGAAAATGCTTCCACACCCAGGGCTGCCTCACATTttgtgagaagaaaaaagtcAGAACCTGATGATGAGTTGCTATTTGACTTTCTCAACAGTTCAGAGAAAGAACCTAATGGAAGGATAGATTCTAAAAAGGAGAAGAGCAAGGCACCTGTTCTTCAGAATCACTCCCGGACTTCAAGCATTAGTTCTGTGTCTACCAGTACACAGAGTGCAAAAACTTCTGAAGATAATTCCATCAGGAGCCAAGGCAATG AAACTCCAGACAGTTCAGACTCCGGCCTGGGAGcacaagggaatggcctgaaggATTCATCACTAAGTGCAGTAACCAACCCCAGCCTTTCAGCTAATGATGATTCCAAGTCACATGAGCTGTCCAATCTTCGCCTGGAGAACCAGCTGCTGCGAAATGAAGTTCAGTCTTTAAATCAAGAAGTGGCTTCGTTAATACAGAGATCCAAAGAAACACAGGAAG AACTGAACAAATCCCGAGAGAAGGTGGAGAAGTGGAATGTTGACCATTCCAAGAGTGACAGGATGGTTAGAGACCTTCAGGCTCGGGTGGATGATCTGACAGAAGCTGTTAGTGCCAAAGATTCACAGCTAGCTGTGCTGAAAGTACGGTTGCAAGAAGCTGATCAGCTCTTAAGTGCTCGGACAGAAGCTTTAGAAGCACTGCAGAGTGAAAAATCACG GATAATACAAGACCACAGTGAAGGAAGCAGTTTACAAAATCAAGCCCTTCAGACTCTTCAGGAGAGGCTGCGTGATGCAGACTCTGCACTCAAGCGAGAGCAAGAAAGTTACAGACAAATGCAG AGTGAGTTTGCGGCTCGTCTAAGTAAAGTGGAAGCAGAACGTCAGAACCTGGCAGAAGGGATAACTGTAGCAGAGAGAAAGTATTTAGATGAAAAGAGGCGAGCTGATGAGCTTCAGCATCAAGTCAAAATAACTAAAAGCCACCTAGAATCTGCAAAACAGGAACTGGCAGACTATAAACAGAAAGCTACTCGCATTCTCCAA tCTAAGGAAAAGTTGATAAACAGCTTAAAAGAAGGCTCTGGTATTGAAGGTCTGGATAGCAATACAGCAAGCACAGTGGAACTGGAGGAACTGAGACATGAGCGAGACACTCAGagagaagaaatacaaaaaCTAATGGGGCAAATACAACAGATGAGAACAGAGCTGCAG GATATGGAGACACAGCAGGTAAGCGAAGCTGAGTCAGTGAGAGAGCAGCTTCAAGACCTGCAAGAGCAGATATCAGCACATAAAATGGCCAAGCAAGAGGCAGAAGCTGAACTAGAACGGCAAAAACAG GAACTCCATTATACTGAAGAAGAACTGTATCGAACAAAGAATACTTTGCAAAGCAGAATAAAagacagagaggaagaaattcAGAAGCTCAGAAATCAG cTCACAAACAAGACTCTAAGCAGTAGCAGTCAGACGGAATTGGAAAATCGACTTCATCAGCTGACAGAAACACTAATTCAGAAGCAAACCATGTTAGAGAGCCTGAGCACAGAGAAAAATTCACTTGTGTACCAACTGGAACGGCTCgagcagcagctgaaggctATCCAAGGCACAAGTGCTAATGGACCTTCCATTAACATGGCAGGCATTGATGGTGCTGAAG GGGCTCGTCTGCGTAGCGTCCCTGTCCTGTTCGGTGACGCGGATACCAGCATGGCAGGAATGTACGGGAGAGTGCGCAAGGCTGCCAGTACTATAGATCAGTTCAG CATTCGGCTGGGAATCTTTCTGAGGCGATACCCCATAGCAAGAGTCTTTGTAATCATTTACATG gcCTTGCTTCATCTCTGGGTTATGATTGTTCTCCTTACCTACACCCCAGAAATGCATCATGACAGTCCCAGTGGCAGGTAG
- the GOLGA5 gene encoding golgin subfamily A member 5 isoform X1 → MSWLADLAGKAEDLLNRVDQGAASALSKKDTSSSAVYDNKNLDSANEYSEAHQHTGELKYQTSSKAAYISSAAENIKHQKATILAGTANVKTARRTSSEAASPVENASTPRAASHFVRRKKSEPDDELLFDFLNSSEKEPNGRIDSKKEKSKAPVLQNHSRTSSISSVSTSTQSAKTSEDNSIRSQGNETPDSSDSGLGAQGNGLKDSSLSAVTNPSLSANDDSKSHELSNLRLENQLLRNEVQSLNQEVASLIQRSKETQEELNKSREKVEKWNVDHSKSDRMVRDLQARVDDLTEAVSAKDSQLAVLKVRLQEADQLLSARTEALEALQSEKSRIIQDHSEGSSLQNQALQTLQERLRDADSALKREQESYRQMQSEFAARLSKVEAERQNLAEGITVAERKYLDEKRRADELQHQVKITKSHLESAKQELADYKQKATRILQSKEKLINSLKEGSGIEGLDSNTASTVELEELRHERDTQREEIQKLMGQIQQMRTELQDMETQQVSEAESVREQLQDLQEQISAHKMAKQEAEAELERQKQELHYTEEELYRTKNTLQSRIKDREEEIQKLRNQLTNKTLSSSSQTELENRLHQLTETLIQKQTMLESLSTEKNSLVYQLERLEQQLKAIQGTSANGPSINMAGIDGAEAGARLRSVPVLFGDADTSMAGMYGRVRKAASTIDQFSIRLGIFLRRYPIARVFVIIYMALLHLWVMIVLLTYTPEMHHDSPSGR, encoded by the exons ATGTCTTGGCTTGCTGATCTCGCTGGAAAGGCAGAGGATCTACTCAACAGAGTTGATCAAGGAGCTGCATCAGCTCTGAGCAAAAAAGACACATCAAGCAGTGCAGTTTATGATAATAAGAACTTGGACTCTGCCAATGAGTATTCTGAAGCGCACCAGCATACTGGAGAACTGAAATACCAGACCTCCTCTAAAGCGGCCTACATCTCCTCAGCAGCTGAAAATATTAAACACCAGAAGGCCACAATCCTGGCAGGAACAGCAAATGTTAAAACAGCACGTAGGACATCCTCAGAGGCAGCTTCTCCAGTAGAAAATGCTTCCACACCCAGGGCTGCCTCACATTttgtgagaagaaaaaagtcAGAACCTGATGATGAGTTGCTATTTGACTTTCTCAACAGTTCAGAGAAAGAACCTAATGGAAGGATAGATTCTAAAAAGGAGAAGAGCAAGGCACCTGTTCTTCAGAATCACTCCCGGACTTCAAGCATTAGTTCTGTGTCTACCAGTACACAGAGTGCAAAAACTTCTGAAGATAATTCCATCAGGAGCCAAGGCAATG AAACTCCAGACAGTTCAGACTCCGGCCTGGGAGcacaagggaatggcctgaaggATTCATCACTAAGTGCAGTAACCAACCCCAGCCTTTCAGCTAATGATGATTCCAAGTCACATGAGCTGTCCAATCTTCGCCTGGAGAACCAGCTGCTGCGAAATGAAGTTCAGTCTTTAAATCAAGAAGTGGCTTCGTTAATACAGAGATCCAAAGAAACACAGGAAG AACTGAACAAATCCCGAGAGAAGGTGGAGAAGTGGAATGTTGACCATTCCAAGAGTGACAGGATGGTTAGAGACCTTCAGGCTCGGGTGGATGATCTGACAGAAGCTGTTAGTGCCAAAGATTCACAGCTAGCTGTGCTGAAAGTACGGTTGCAAGAAGCTGATCAGCTCTTAAGTGCTCGGACAGAAGCTTTAGAAGCACTGCAGAGTGAAAAATCACG GATAATACAAGACCACAGTGAAGGAAGCAGTTTACAAAATCAAGCCCTTCAGACTCTTCAGGAGAGGCTGCGTGATGCAGACTCTGCACTCAAGCGAGAGCAAGAAAGTTACAGACAAATGCAG AGTGAGTTTGCGGCTCGTCTAAGTAAAGTGGAAGCAGAACGTCAGAACCTGGCAGAAGGGATAACTGTAGCAGAGAGAAAGTATTTAGATGAAAAGAGGCGAGCTGATGAGCTTCAGCATCAAGTCAAAATAACTAAAAGCCACCTAGAATCTGCAAAACAGGAACTGGCAGACTATAAACAGAAAGCTACTCGCATTCTCCAA tCTAAGGAAAAGTTGATAAACAGCTTAAAAGAAGGCTCTGGTATTGAAGGTCTGGATAGCAATACAGCAAGCACAGTGGAACTGGAGGAACTGAGACATGAGCGAGACACTCAGagagaagaaatacaaaaaCTAATGGGGCAAATACAACAGATGAGAACAGAGCTGCAG GATATGGAGACACAGCAGGTAAGCGAAGCTGAGTCAGTGAGAGAGCAGCTTCAAGACCTGCAAGAGCAGATATCAGCACATAAAATGGCCAAGCAAGAGGCAGAAGCTGAACTAGAACGGCAAAAACAG GAACTCCATTATACTGAAGAAGAACTGTATCGAACAAAGAATACTTTGCAAAGCAGAATAAAagacagagaggaagaaattcAGAAGCTCAGAAATCAG cTCACAAACAAGACTCTAAGCAGTAGCAGTCAGACGGAATTGGAAAATCGACTTCATCAGCTGACAGAAACACTAATTCAGAAGCAAACCATGTTAGAGAGCCTGAGCACAGAGAAAAATTCACTTGTGTACCAACTGGAACGGCTCgagcagcagctgaaggctATCCAAGGCACAAGTGCTAATGGACCTTCCATTAACATGGCAGGCATTGATGGTGCTGAAG CAGGGGCTCGTCTGCGTAGCGTCCCTGTCCTGTTCGGTGACGCGGATACCAGCATGGCAGGAATGTACGGGAGAGTGCGCAAGGCTGCCAGTACTATAGATCAGTTCAG CATTCGGCTGGGAATCTTTCTGAGGCGATACCCCATAGCAAGAGTCTTTGTAATCATTTACATG gcCTTGCTTCATCTCTGGGTTATGATTGTTCTCCTTACCTACACCCCAGAAATGCATCATGACAGTCCCAGTGGCAGGTAG